One window of Ralstonia pickettii DTP0602 genomic DNA carries:
- a CDS encoding hypothetical protein (K00965: galT, GALT; UDPglucose--hexose-1-phosphate uridylyltransferase [EC:2.7.7.12]) translates to MGFWHTGYIEFHQPTGLEDFVYRPPPPARYVCEQCAQHFADLEALRRHRFEQHPLRQPSLLVRGHAVGQLPLKVMTPLNPADVVVEDVTRCWVNGQAVVPGSLSTHLALMTQEFVEIKLGNEGAASHCVLDFRIADEAHLVGVESSFLRMVRDHVLSIDAVARFIQDCRGFASAMPYCDGICQYLYGVMAKERAPDSGLRSEQYTEKFLQATDTLSGFDRPLARSVRALVAFHFNQFDDAELLAPEGALRYASGAFAGLLRGLPWHFEKAFVLATAGAVEHLLTDQDTLQVLADASHGLVELKALADELQAHLRRAPSGYDRLKRALLAAEALAARDDAASHAQARKLAREWLGPADTSAWAQALLERLGTP, encoded by the coding sequence ATGGGCTTCTGGCACACGGGATACATTGAGTTCCATCAACCCACAGGGCTGGAGGATTTCGTCTATCGGCCCCCGCCGCCCGCCCGCTACGTCTGCGAGCAATGCGCGCAGCACTTCGCGGACCTTGAGGCGCTGCGCCGTCACCGGTTCGAGCAGCACCCGCTGCGGCAGCCCTCGCTTCTGGTGCGTGGCCATGCTGTAGGCCAGTTGCCCTTGAAAGTGATGACGCCGCTGAACCCTGCAGACGTGGTCGTCGAGGACGTCACGCGCTGCTGGGTCAACGGCCAAGCCGTGGTGCCGGGCTCGCTGAGCACGCACTTGGCGCTGATGACCCAGGAGTTCGTTGAAATCAAACTTGGCAATGAGGGCGCCGCCTCCCATTGCGTGCTCGACTTCCGCATTGCTGACGAGGCCCACCTAGTAGGTGTCGAAAGTTCTTTCCTGCGCATGGTGCGCGACCATGTGTTGAGCATCGACGCGGTGGCACGCTTCATTCAGGACTGTCGTGGCTTTGCCAGCGCTATGCCCTACTGCGACGGCATCTGTCAGTATCTGTATGGGGTGATGGCCAAGGAACGGGCTCCGGACAGCGGCTTGCGGTCGGAGCAATATACCGAGAAATTCCTGCAGGCGACGGACACGCTGTCGGGATTCGACCGCCCACTTGCGCGTAGTGTGCGTGCGCTGGTGGCCTTTCATTTCAACCAGTTCGACGACGCCGAGTTGTTGGCTCCCGAAGGGGCGTTGCGGTATGCATCGGGCGCCTTCGCCGGCCTACTGCGGGGCCTGCCCTGGCACTTCGAGAAGGCCTTCGTCCTGGCCACCGCTGGTGCGGTAGAGCACCTTCTTACGGACCAGGACACGCTGCAGGTGCTGGCGGACGCGAGCCATGGTCTGGTCGAACTGAAGGCGCTCGCCGACGAACTGCAAGCCCACCTGCGCCGCGCCCCCTCGGGCTACGACCGCCTCAAGCGCGCTTTGCTGGCCGCCGAGGCGCTGGCTGCCCGTGACGATGCGGCCTCACATGCTCAGGCACGCAAACTGGCCCGCGAGTGGCTCGGCCCCGCCGACACCAGTGCCTGGGCCCAGGCGCTCCTGGAGAGACTAGGAACACCATGA